A stretch of Sphingobium yanoikuyae DNA encodes these proteins:
- the nhaA gene encoding Na+/H+ antiporter NhaA, with product MQAAHERSKEPIADALRLPLMAITSRQKGASEARAHHSPANAAFLDRLAPFFAGSEVTGGPLLVATFVALLCVNLPISGAYERFWDTPLVLSFGEAKVSHSLAEWIDHALLPLFFIVIGVDVKRELTIGALTRWRTAAFPIVGALGGLIVPVLLFLAVADGTEAARGWGIVITMDTAFGLSVIALFSARLPAGVRALFLAFAAIDDIGGLLAIAFGYSDHFAWEGAVLAGFAIALIILLRRLHWVASVPYVLLAALVWIGIFQSGVHATIAGVLIGFLVPVRPRLDRSEFAVSVQHRVDQFQEAHERARVTEDEHEAEIAQGRAEDRLGFLHEMTGATDKSGERLILTLTPWISYVVLPLFALSNIRIRLSMDLLTTAATSTLALAIVIGLTVGKPLGFLTFSWIAARCGLARLPEGVDWRMIAAIGCLAGIGFTISLFIAGLAFPGGEQLDKASLAVLVSSILSGAIGMMALATIPPTSKA from the coding sequence TTGCAGGCCGCGCATGAGCGATCAAAGGAACCTATCGCCGACGCCCTGCGCTTGCCTTTGATGGCCATTACCTCGCGTCAGAAGGGTGCATCAGAAGCTCGCGCTCACCACAGTCCAGCTAACGCGGCCTTTCTGGACCGTCTTGCGCCATTCTTCGCGGGCAGTGAGGTGACCGGCGGACCATTGCTCGTCGCCACATTCGTTGCGCTTCTCTGCGTCAACCTGCCCATAAGCGGTGCCTATGAGCGGTTCTGGGACACGCCGCTGGTCTTGTCCTTCGGCGAGGCGAAGGTCAGCCACAGCTTGGCAGAATGGATCGACCATGCGCTCTTGCCGCTGTTCTTCATCGTGATCGGCGTGGACGTGAAGCGGGAACTGACCATCGGCGCTCTCACCAGATGGCGGACGGCCGCTTTCCCGATCGTCGGAGCGCTCGGCGGCCTTATCGTTCCGGTCCTGCTGTTCCTGGCAGTCGCCGACGGAACTGAGGCTGCGCGGGGGTGGGGTATCGTGATCACCATGGACACGGCCTTCGGCCTGTCAGTCATTGCATTATTCTCCGCCCGCCTGCCGGCAGGGGTTCGTGCCCTGTTCCTCGCTTTCGCTGCCATCGACGACATTGGTGGGCTCCTGGCTATTGCTTTTGGCTACTCCGACCACTTCGCATGGGAGGGAGCGGTCTTGGCGGGATTTGCGATCGCGCTCATCATCCTTCTGCGTCGGCTCCACTGGGTGGCTTCCGTCCCCTACGTGCTTCTGGCTGCGCTGGTCTGGATCGGCATCTTCCAGTCGGGCGTGCATGCGACCATCGCAGGCGTGCTCATCGGCTTTCTGGTTCCAGTCCGCCCGCGACTTGATAGGTCTGAATTTGCTGTTTCAGTACAGCACCGGGTAGACCAGTTCCAGGAAGCGCACGAGCGGGCGCGGGTGACTGAGGATGAACATGAGGCTGAGATCGCGCAGGGTCGGGCGGAGGATCGACTGGGATTTCTGCACGAAATGACGGGGGCAACAGACAAGTCGGGTGAGCGTCTCATCCTCACGCTGACGCCTTGGATCAGCTATGTCGTCCTACCCCTGTTCGCGCTTTCGAACATTCGCATAAGGCTATCCATGGATCTTCTCACCACGGCCGCGACTTCGACCCTGGCTCTGGCAATCGTGATTGGATTGACGGTCGGAAAGCCGCTCGGCTTCCTCACGTTCAGCTGGATCGCGGCGCGATGTGGACTGGCGCGGCTGCCCGAGGGCGTCGACTGGCGCATGATAGCGGCGATAGGCTGCCTCGCCGGCATCGGGTTCACTATATCCCTGTTCATCGCAGGGCTCGCCTTTCCCGGAGGCGAGCAGCTGGACAAGGCGTCCCTGGCAGTGCTGGTCTCCTCGATCCTGTCGGGTGCCATAGGCATGATGGCATTGGCAACGATCCCGCCCACCTCGAAGGCATGA
- a CDS encoding IS5 family transposase produces the protein MWTPATRAQHTRVAKRYQTDLNDAEWRLIAAYLPRARSTGRRREWAMREIVNAIFYVLRGGITWRLLPKDFPPWQTVYRWFARLRDEAVFERMNHALVMADRDRTGREASPSAAIIDSQSVKTTESGGPRGYDAGKKIEGRKRHALVDTDGRALLVEPHTADVQDRDGGGAVPQISRGLFPFIEKVWADGGYNHERVTQATSITVGIISKITGQTGFVVLPRRWVVERFFAWINRNRRLAKDLEATFKSAAAFLYAAAAMLTIRRLARSA, from the coding sequence GCGTGGCGAAGCGATACCAGACGGATTTGAATGATGCGGAGTGGCGATTGATCGCCGCATATTTGCCCCGGGCACGTTCGACCGGGCGACGGCGGGAATGGGCGATGCGCGAGATCGTGAACGCCATATTCTATGTGCTGCGCGGCGGGATCACCTGGCGACTGTTGCCGAAAGACTTTCCGCCATGGCAGACAGTCTACCGCTGGTTTGCCCGGTTACGCGACGAGGCCGTATTTGAGCGAATGAACCATGCTCTGGTGATGGCTGACCGCGACCGGACGGGGCGCGAGGCCAGCCCGAGCGCAGCCATTATCGACAGTCAGAGCGTCAAGACCACGGAAAGCGGCGGCCCGCGGGGCTATGACGCTGGCAAGAAGATCGAAGGGCGCAAGCGACATGCCCTGGTCGATACCGATGGCCGAGCGCTGCTGGTCGAACCCCACACTGCCGATGTCCAGGATCGAGATGGGGGTGGTGCAGTGCCGCAAATATCACGCGGCCTGTTCCCCTTCATCGAGAAGGTTTGGGCCGATGGCGGCTACAACCATGAGCGCGTCACGCAAGCCACCAGCATCACCGTCGGGATCATCAGCAAAATTACCGGGCAAACCGGCTTCGTCGTCCTGCCAAGGCGGTGGGTCGTTGAACGCTTCTTTGCATGGATCAACCGAAATCGCCGGCTCGCCAAGGACCTCGAGGCAACCTTCAAGTCCGCAGCTGCATTCCTCTATGCCGCCGCCGCCATGCTCACGATCCGCAGATTGGCGCGATCAGCGTGA